Proteins found in one Hippopotamus amphibius kiboko isolate mHipAmp2 chromosome 12, mHipAmp2.hap2, whole genome shotgun sequence genomic segment:
- the GINS1 gene encoding DNA replication complex GINS protein PSF1 isoform X1, which yields MFCEKAMELVRELHRAAEGRLPAFNEDGLRQVLEEMKALYEQNQSDVNEAKSGGRSDLIPTIKFRHCCLLRNQRCTVAYLYDRLLRIRALRWEYGSVLPSALRFHMSAEEMEWFNHYKKSLATYMRSLGGDEGLDITQDMKPPKSLYIEVRCLKDYGEFEVDDGTSVLLKKNSQHFLPRWKCEQLIRQGILEHVLS from the exons ATGTTCTGCGAGAAGGCCATGGAGCTGGTCCGCGAGCTGCACCGCGCGGCCGAGGGAAGGCTACCTGCTTTCAAC GAGGATGGACTCAGGCAAGTTCTGGAGGAGATGAAAGCTTTATATGAACAAAACCAATCTGATGT GAATGAAGCAAAGTCAGGTGGACGAAGTGATTTGATACCAACCATCAAGTTTCGGCACTGTTGTTTGTTAAGAAATCAGCGCTGCACCGTAGCATACCT GTATGACCGATTGCTTCGGATTAGAGCACTCAGGTGGGAATATGGCAGTGTCTTGCCAAGTGCTCTACGATTTCACATGTCTGCTGAAGAA ATGGAATGGTTCAATCATTACAAAAAGTCCCTTGCAACCTACATGAGGTCATTGGGAGGAGATGAAGGTTTGGATATCACACAGGATATGAAGCCTCCAAAAAGCCTATATATAGAA GTGCGGTGTCTAAAAGACTATGGAGAATTTGAAGTTGATGATGGTACTTCAGTCCTATTAAAAAAGAATAGCCAG CACTTTCTACCTCGGTGGAAGTGTGAACAGCTGATTAGACAAGGCATTCTGGAGCATGTGCTGTCGTGA
- the GINS1 gene encoding DNA replication complex GINS protein PSF1 isoform X2 yields MFCEKAMELVRELHRAAEGRLPAFNMEWFNHYKKSLATYMRSLGGDEGLDITQDMKPPKSLYIEVRCLKDYGEFEVDDGTSVLLKKNSQHFLPRWKCEQLIRQGILEHVLS; encoded by the exons ATGTTCTGCGAGAAGGCCATGGAGCTGGTCCGCGAGCTGCACCGCGCGGCCGAGGGAAGGCTACCTGCTTTCAAC ATGGAATGGTTCAATCATTACAAAAAGTCCCTTGCAACCTACATGAGGTCATTGGGAGGAGATGAAGGTTTGGATATCACACAGGATATGAAGCCTCCAAAAAGCCTATATATAGAA GTGCGGTGTCTAAAAGACTATGGAGAATTTGAAGTTGATGATGGTACTTCAGTCCTATTAAAAAAGAATAGCCAG CACTTTCTACCTCGGTGGAAGTGTGAACAGCTGATTAGACAAGGCATTCTGGAGCATGTGCTGTCGTGA